The proteins below are encoded in one region of Sulfitobacter sp. SK012:
- a CDS encoding sulfite exporter TauE/SafE family protein — translation METLFPLLTPAELAIALLVGVVGGIVKGVVGFAMPLVLISGLTIFISPELALAGLILPTLFTNGIQALRQGPVAAWQSTKRFGVFLIFGGVMLVIAAQFVRVFPEQVMLLVIGIPVTFFALLQLSGYQFKLDAKNKGIEACFGMVAGTLGGLSGIWGPPTVAYLTALDTPKQDQMRIQGVVYGLGALALVGAHMGSGVLRGDTWGFSAAMILPATVGMWIGSKIMDNFDQGTFRRATLCVLLLAGANLIRRGILG, via the coding sequence ATGGAAACGCTCTTTCCCCTTTTGACACCTGCAGAATTGGCCATTGCCCTTTTGGTCGGCGTGGTTGGTGGGATTGTAAAAGGGGTGGTTGGCTTTGCGATGCCGCTGGTTCTGATCTCTGGTCTGACGATATTCATCTCGCCTGAGCTCGCACTGGCCGGGCTGATTCTCCCCACTTTGTTTACAAACGGTATTCAAGCTCTGCGGCAGGGACCTGTTGCAGCTTGGCAATCGACCAAACGATTCGGGGTATTTCTAATCTTTGGTGGGGTCATGCTGGTAATAGCGGCCCAGTTTGTTCGGGTTTTCCCTGAGCAGGTGATGCTGCTGGTGATCGGTATTCCTGTGACATTCTTTGCGTTGCTTCAATTGTCTGGGTACCAGTTCAAATTGGATGCAAAGAACAAAGGAATTGAAGCCTGTTTCGGTATGGTTGCTGGGACATTGGGTGGGTTGTCAGGGATATGGGGGCCTCCGACGGTGGCCTATTTGACCGCACTCGATACGCCCAAGCAGGATCAGATGCGCATTCAAGGCGTAGTATATGGCCTTGGTGCACTGGCGCTGGTCGGAGCCCATATGGGGTCAGGTGTGCTGCGTGGCGACACTTGGGGCTTTTCCGCCGCGATGATTCTTCCCGCGACGGTTGGAATGTGGATCGGGTCCAAAATTATGGACAATTTCGACCAAGGAACGTTCCGGCGGGCCACGTTATGCGTGCTTTTGCTGGCCGGAGCCAACCTTATCCGCCGGGGTATATTGGGGTAA
- a CDS encoding helix-turn-helix domain-containing protein, producing MSHPVDVHVGRKLKQIRTLRRLSQTDVARQLNLSFQQIQKYEIGSNRVAASRLFELAQIFDVSPAYFFDGLNDNDEKTTANDPGMEIVTALAAIKDDAVKSRIVTFIEDVSGMTVARQG from the coding sequence ATGTCACACCCAGTAGATGTTCACGTTGGACGTAAACTTAAACAGATTCGCACGTTGCGCCGTTTGTCGCAAACAGACGTCGCGCGGCAGCTTAATCTGTCATTCCAGCAAATCCAAAAATATGAAATCGGCTCCAACCGCGTCGCGGCAAGCCGGCTTTTTGAATTGGCTCAAATTTTTGATGTTTCGCCTGCGTATTTCTTCGATGGGTTAAACGATAACGATGAAAAGACGACCGCAAACGATCCCGGAATGGAAATCGTTACGGCGCTGGCAGCAATTAAAGACGACGCTGTTAAATCACGTATTGTGACGTTTATTGAAGACGTCTCAGGTATGACAGTCGCTCGTCAAGGCTGA
- a CDS encoding helix-turn-helix domain-containing protein, which yields MNEPVNIPESTTEAVEVHAPPLLYEMIRSFTTLARTLNLSHAVTELNSTRQTVRRHIAQLEEMMGEPLFSIDDRRYHLTEAGNQTLPEAQDILARCNVWMRGQVVHQNGMPQYKIEFPTGGDFYQQQKPLNSIWKSDRPLLAAALKAWTMANGDLESPYFEALRPYVMVFRNSPNGWVCVELGDESSYVSWFGLATARSSIGRVLGELPGGADFARLLSQPFHDVERDRSVRVDHIYTQIPRGPDQDPVQICYARLLLGCSFPDGSFALVSVVDRHNEIEISDTPGRQMPADLVMNVDTISLNQKH from the coding sequence ATGAATGAACCAGTAAACATACCCGAATCAACGACCGAGGCTGTAGAAGTGCATGCGCCGCCTCTACTTTATGAAATGATCCGTTCTTTTACGACGCTTGCTCGGACATTAAATTTGAGCCACGCGGTCACCGAATTGAACAGCACCCGGCAGACCGTCCGGAGGCACATCGCGCAGCTCGAAGAAATGATGGGTGAGCCGCTTTTTTCGATCGATGACCGTCGCTACCATCTTACCGAAGCTGGAAACCAAACCTTACCAGAAGCGCAGGATATTCTAGCGCGCTGTAACGTCTGGATGCGGGGCCAAGTTGTGCATCAAAACGGGATGCCACAATACAAGATCGAGTTCCCGACAGGCGGCGATTTTTATCAGCAACAAAAGCCGCTTAACTCCATATGGAAGTCAGACCGGCCGTTGCTTGCTGCTGCGCTAAAGGCGTGGACGATGGCGAATGGTGATCTTGAAAGCCCTTATTTTGAGGCGCTTCGGCCTTATGTGATGGTCTTTAGGAATTCGCCCAATGGGTGGGTTTGTGTCGAGCTTGGCGATGAGTCTTCATATGTTTCATGGTTTGGGCTGGCCACTGCGCGTAGCAGTATTGGGCGTGTCTTAGGTGAGCTACCAGGCGGTGCAGATTTTGCCCGACTCCTAAGCCAACCCTTCCATGATGTTGAGCGCGATCGCAGTGTAAGGGTTGACCACATTTATACCCAAATACCCCGTGGCCCGGACCAGGATCCTGTGCAGATCTGTTACGCGCGTCTCCTTCTTGGATGTAGCTTTCCAGATGGTTCATTTGCGCTCGTTTCTGTGGTCGATCGGCACAATGAAATAGAGATTTCTGACACGCCCGGACGGCAAATGCCCGCCGATCTTGTTATGAATGTGGATACAATCTCACTAAATCAGAAGCATTAG
- a CDS encoding phosphoenolpyruvate carboxykinase — protein MTNGRVNPNFSLTDQGISGLGDVYYNLMEPALVQTALARGEGTLGKGGTFLVTTGKFTGRSPKDKHVVKSPSVLDTIWWENNAPMTEAGFDTLYTDMLAHMQGRDYFVQDLVGGADPKHAINVRMVTELAWHGLFIRHMLRRPDRDALDDFIADFTVINCPSFKADPKKHDCNSETVIAMNFDRKMILIGGTEYAGENKKSVFTLLNYLLPEKGVMPMHCSANHAVGNPVDAAVFFGLSGTGKTTLSADPGRTLIGDDEHGWSNTGTFNFEGGCYAKTINLSREAEPEIYATTEKFGTVIENMVYDEETKELDFDDDSLTANMRCAYPLHYISNASAKAIGGHPKNIIMLTCDAFGVLPPIARLTPAQAMYHFLSGFTSKVAGTERGVTEPEPTFSTCFGAPFMPRRPEVYGNLLREKIAEHGATCWLVNTGWTGGAYGKGSRMPIRATRALLTSALDGSLADAKFRKDENFGFDVPVGVSGVADILLDPRRTWDNAEAYDRQAAKLVGMFADNFQKYLPFIDDEVKAAAIS, from the coding sequence ATGACAAATGGACGGGTAAACCCGAACTTTAGCCTAACAGATCAAGGGATCAGCGGGCTCGGCGATGTCTACTATAACTTGATGGAACCGGCGTTGGTTCAAACAGCACTCGCCCGCGGCGAAGGCACTTTGGGCAAAGGCGGCACCTTTTTGGTGACCACCGGCAAATTCACAGGCCGCTCACCCAAAGACAAACACGTCGTCAAATCACCAAGCGTCCTCGACACCATCTGGTGGGAAAACAACGCGCCCATGACAGAGGCTGGGTTTGATACGCTGTACACTGACATGCTGGCCCACATGCAGGGTCGCGACTATTTCGTGCAGGACCTCGTGGGCGGAGCAGACCCCAAACACGCGATCAATGTACGGATGGTGACTGAGCTTGCGTGGCACGGGCTTTTTATCCGGCACATGTTGCGCCGTCCTGATCGTGATGCGCTGGACGACTTCATCGCGGATTTCACGGTCATCAACTGCCCCAGCTTCAAAGCTGATCCTAAAAAGCATGACTGCAATTCCGAAACCGTGATTGCGATGAATTTCGACCGCAAGATGATCCTGATCGGCGGCACCGAATATGCCGGCGAGAATAAGAAATCCGTCTTTACCTTGCTTAACTACCTGCTGCCGGAAAAGGGCGTCATGCCGATGCACTGCTCGGCCAACCACGCGGTAGGTAATCCTGTCGACGCGGCCGTATTCTTTGGCTTGTCTGGAACGGGCAAAACGACGTTGTCCGCAGACCCAGGTCGCACTCTGATTGGCGATGATGAGCACGGTTGGTCCAATACCGGCACCTTCAACTTTGAGGGCGGTTGCTATGCCAAGACAATCAATCTGTCGCGCGAAGCAGAACCAGAGATCTACGCCACGACAGAGAAATTCGGCACTGTGATCGAAAACATGGTCTACGATGAAGAGACCAAGGAACTTGATTTTGACGATGATAGCCTGACGGCCAACATGCGCTGCGCCTATCCACTTCACTATATCTCGAATGCCTCGGCCAAGGCCATTGGTGGGCACCCTAAGAATATCATCATGCTGACCTGCGACGCATTTGGTGTCCTGCCGCCCATTGCTCGCTTGACGCCTGCGCAGGCGATGTACCACTTCCTTTCGGGTTTCACTTCAAAGGTTGCGGGCACAGAGCGCGGCGTAACTGAGCCAGAACCCACATTCTCGACCTGCTTTGGCGCGCCATTCATGCCACGCCGCCCAGAAGTCTACGGCAATCTGCTGCGTGAAAAGATCGCGGAGCACGGCGCGACATGCTGGTTGGTCAACACCGGCTGGACGGGCGGCGCTTACGGCAAGGGATCACGGATGCCGATCCGCGCCACTCGTGCGTTGCTCACATCAGCACTTGATGGATCACTAGCAGATGCCAAGTTCCGCAAAGATGAGAACTTCGGCTTTGACGTGCCCGTGGGTGTCTCGGGTGTCGCTGACATCTTGCTGGATCCGCGCCGGACTTGGGACAATGCCGAAGCATATGATCGCCAAGCTGCAAAACTTGTTGGCATGTTCGCCGATAACTTTCAGAAATACCTGCCGTTCATCGATGATGAAGTCAAAGCGGCTGCGATCAGCTAG
- a CDS encoding response regulator transcription factor → MSKIALVDDDRNILTSVSMTLEAEGFEVETYNDGQAALDAFNKRLPDMAVLDIKMPRMDGMDLLQRIRQKTAMPVIFLTSKDDEIDEVLGLRMGADDYVKKPFSQRLLVERIRALLRRQDAVESDVVGDTEETKVMERGHLRMDPLRHAVAWKGNDVSLTVTEFLLLQALAQRPGFVKSRDQLMDVAYDDQVYVDDRTIDSHIKRLRKKMRTADDEFSAIETLYGIGYRYNEE, encoded by the coding sequence GTGTCAAAAATCGCATTGGTGGACGACGACAGGAACATCCTGACGTCCGTCTCAATGACTCTTGAGGCCGAAGGCTTTGAAGTTGAAACATATAACGATGGTCAGGCGGCATTAGACGCCTTTAACAAGCGTTTGCCCGATATGGCTGTGCTGGACATCAAGATGCCGCGTATGGACGGCATGGACCTTTTGCAGCGTATTCGTCAGAAAACTGCGATGCCAGTGATCTTCCTGACGTCTAAGGACGACGAGATCGACGAAGTACTTGGCCTTCGCATGGGGGCCGATGATTACGTCAAAAAACCATTCTCGCAGCGTCTGTTGGTAGAACGTATTCGCGCGCTTTTGCGTCGCCAAGATGCGGTTGAAAGTGACGTTGTCGGGGATACCGAAGAAACGAAAGTCATGGAGCGCGGGCATCTTCGTATGGATCCGCTGCGGCACGCGGTTGCCTGGAAAGGCAACGATGTATCGCTGACAGTGACAGAATTCCTGCTACTTCAGGCCCTGGCACAACGTCCCGGTTTCGTTAAGTCGCGCGATCAATTGATGGACGTGGCGTATGACGACCAAGTGTATGTAGATGACCGGACTATCGACAGCCACATCAAGCGTTTGCGCAAGAAAATGCGCACAGCGGATGATGAATTCTCAGCGATTGAGACGCTTTACGGCATCGGTTATAGATATAACGAAGAATAA
- a CDS encoding sensor histidine kinase yields the protein MRDLAPPTRDGDVVLGDDWVSPDNAAPNEIRVRRERRGLFSLRASPLTRKIITFNLIALNVLVAGILYLNSSRDSLAVQRAASLVSEAELIADVIEAQLPISGSVDLAAKTDVDVASTLDGLDLRSGIEVFVYGTDGGLIARSEGALDTQNVKGVPQSSDKTLLTDGLSWLWLKVSAPFGGGREEVKIEDRLKPLISESFEGGTQIKKDFDETGGTLFTVATPIQLGGQAVGAIAIASAAGEIDRFVRGERERVLQMFVIATLVSIGLSLVLASTIANPLADLAAAAELGRDKDARKMNPGRIRIPDLTARPDEIGRLSGALRGMISALYNRIDGNEQFAADVAHEIKNPLASLRSAVGTLRMIKREDQRMKLLDVIDHDVRRLDRLVSDISNASRLDSELVKEEEEPFDLLVMLGNLGQYLGEDAKTKGIDFIVDMPKDPIIVHGLEARLAQVFVNLITNAVSFCEDGDAIRVWARKRANRVLVVVEDTGPGIPDQALTKVFTRFYSQRPDEHFGNNSGLGLAISKQIVEAHGGVIWAENIRPTEADITSEPLGARFVVGLPI from the coding sequence GTGCGCGATTTAGCCCCCCCTACGCGGGATGGTGATGTTGTTCTGGGCGACGATTGGGTCTCCCCGGACAATGCCGCTCCGAATGAAATCAGGGTGCGCCGTGAGCGGCGCGGCCTGTTTTCGTTGCGCGCCTCTCCTCTGACTCGCAAGATCATCACCTTCAACCTGATTGCGTTGAATGTGCTGGTGGCAGGTATCCTCTACCTCAACTCATCTCGTGACAGCTTGGCCGTCCAGCGCGCGGCGTCTTTGGTGTCCGAAGCCGAGCTGATTGCGGATGTGATCGAAGCACAATTGCCGATCAGCGGCAGCGTCGACTTGGCAGCTAAGACAGATGTCGATGTTGCAAGTACACTCGACGGCTTGGACCTGCGAAGCGGGATCGAAGTTTTTGTCTACGGGACAGATGGTGGGCTGATCGCGCGCTCCGAGGGGGCGCTTGATACGCAAAACGTTAAGGGTGTTCCTCAGTCTTCGGACAAGACATTGCTGACCGACGGCTTAAGCTGGCTGTGGTTGAAGGTCTCCGCGCCTTTCGGTGGTGGTCGTGAAGAGGTCAAGATCGAAGACCGTCTAAAGCCGCTTATCTCCGAAAGCTTTGAGGGCGGGACGCAAATCAAGAAGGACTTTGATGAGACTGGCGGGACGCTGTTTACTGTTGCGACGCCTATACAACTGGGTGGGCAAGCCGTCGGAGCCATCGCAATAGCCAGTGCCGCGGGTGAGATTGACCGCTTTGTGCGTGGTGAACGAGAGCGGGTCCTCCAGATGTTCGTGATTGCGACGCTTGTCAGCATCGGTCTTAGCCTTGTGTTGGCCTCAACGATTGCCAACCCGCTTGCCGATCTGGCCGCTGCTGCAGAACTTGGGCGAGACAAAGATGCCCGAAAGATGAACCCTGGCCGCATTCGGATCCCTGACCTGACGGCGCGCCCGGATGAGATTGGCCGACTGAGCGGGGCTCTGCGCGGCATGATTTCCGCGCTCTACAACCGCATTGACGGCAATGAACAATTTGCAGCTGATGTGGCGCATGAGATCAAGAATCCGCTGGCGTCGCTACGGTCTGCCGTCGGCACACTTCGGATGATCAAACGCGAAGATCAGCGGATGAAATTGCTAGATGTTATCGATCATGATGTACGCCGGTTGGACCGTCTGGTAAGCGATATTTCCAACGCTTCGCGATTGGACAGCGAGTTGGTCAAAGAAGAAGAAGAGCCCTTTGATTTGCTCGTGATGCTGGGCAATTTGGGCCAATACCTTGGCGAAGACGCCAAGACCAAGGGCATCGATTTCATTGTTGATATGCCGAAAGATCCGATCATCGTTCACGGTCTTGAAGCACGCCTGGCGCAAGTGTTCGTCAATCTGATCACCAACGCAGTTTCATTTTGCGAGGACGGCGACGCAATCCGCGTTTGGGCGCGTAAGCGGGCCAATCGCGTGTTGGTTGTGGTTGAAGATACAGGCCCCGGTATCCCCGACCAGGCGCTGACCAAGGTATTTACGCGCTTTTATTCTCAGCGTCCCGACGAGCATTTTGGCAATAACTCCGGGCTTGGCCTCGCGATTTCCAAGCAGATTGTCGAAGCTCATGGTGGCGTGATTTGGGCTGAGAACATTCGTCCTACCGAAGCGGACATCACCTCCGAGCCGCTGGGTGCCCGGTTCGTTGTCGGCTTGCCGATCTGA
- a CDS encoding HPr kinase/phosphorylase — translation MNTKQTTLHATTVAVGDKAVVIRGESGAGKSALALQLLALGARLISDDQTDVVRDGDILMASAPKPIQGLIEARGVGILRMPYAGPTRIALIVDLSTLEKERLPYAHTERILDITLPCLHKVASAHFPAAVALYLKGSRKEPQ, via the coding sequence ATGAATACAAAACAGACAACCCTCCATGCGACAACGGTCGCGGTGGGCGACAAGGCCGTTGTGATCCGTGGTGAATCTGGCGCCGGAAAATCGGCGTTGGCTCTTCAATTGCTGGCACTTGGCGCGCGGCTCATCTCAGATGACCAGACCGACGTAGTGCGCGATGGAGATATCCTGATGGCGTCGGCCCCGAAGCCCATACAAGGGCTGATAGAGGCCAGGGGCGTTGGGATCTTGCGGATGCCTTATGCGGGTCCAACGCGGATTGCCCTCATTGTTGACCTATCCACGTTAGAAAAAGAGCGTCTGCCCTATGCTCATACAGAGCGCATACTGGACATCACGCTTCCCTGTCTTCACAAAGTTGCCAGCGCGCATTTCCCTGCAGCGGTAGCGCTCTATCTTAAGGGCAGTAGAAAAGAGCCCCAATGA
- the rapZ gene encoding RNase adapter RapZ — MTTQEPTPRRIVLVTGPSGAGRSSALNVLEDAGFETIDNLPMRLLPALLDGPDQLRPLALGIDPRNRDFTANGVIDLLGQINAIEGLLGELLYLDCSTDVLLRRFSETRRRHPLAPEDRPGEGIAREQALLKPIRARADVLIDTTDLNVHELRAEVEHWFAPGGARHLTVSVQSFSYKRGLPRSVDMVFDCRFLRNPYWEPSLRKLNGTDPAVASHVRGDPRYEAFATQVLDLSLLILPACQDEGKSHISIAFGCTGGQHRSVTLAEHHALRLAEEGWQVSIRHRELDRRERKEAE, encoded by the coding sequence ATGACAACGCAAGAGCCGACTCCAAGACGCATCGTGCTTGTAACCGGCCCGTCGGGGGCAGGGCGTTCGTCTGCGCTCAATGTGCTGGAAGACGCAGGGTTTGAAACCATCGATAACCTGCCGATGCGCCTACTGCCTGCGTTGCTGGATGGGCCTGATCAATTGCGCCCACTTGCCTTGGGGATCGACCCTCGCAACCGCGATTTTACGGCCAACGGGGTCATCGACCTGTTGGGGCAGATTAACGCAATTGAGGGCCTTTTGGGCGAACTCCTTTATTTGGATTGCTCCACCGATGTCTTGTTGCGCCGGTTCTCAGAAACCCGACGCCGTCACCCCCTCGCCCCCGAAGATCGCCCAGGCGAGGGGATTGCCCGCGAACAGGCGCTGCTCAAGCCGATCCGCGCCCGCGCTGATGTGTTGATCGACACGACCGATCTGAACGTGCACGAGTTGCGCGCTGAGGTGGAACACTGGTTTGCCCCCGGCGGTGCGCGCCATTTGACGGTTTCTGTTCAGTCGTTTTCTTACAAGCGCGGCCTGCCGCGCAGTGTTGATATGGTTTTTGACTGCCGTTTCCTGCGCAACCCATATTGGGAGCCTAGTTTGCGCAAGCTTAACGGCACCGATCCGGCGGTTGCCTCGCATGTGCGCGGCGATCCGCGTTATGAGGCCTTTGCAACACAGGTGCTGGACCTAAGCTTGTTGATCCTGCCTGCATGTCAGGATGAGGGCAAAAGCCACATCTCCATTGCGTTTGGGTGCACGGGTGGGCAACACCGCTCTGTTACGTTGGCGGAACATCACGCATTGCGTCTTGCGGAGGAGGGCTGGCAAGTGTCAATTAGACATCGCGAGCTGGACCGCCGCGAGCGTAAAGAGGCAGAATAA
- a CDS encoding PTS sugar transporter subunit IIA — protein sequence MFGIVIVAHGGLAQEYLAAIEHVVGKQSGVRAIGIEANHDRTDKQSEICAAANAVDLGDGVVVVTDLFGGSPSNLSLLACRPAGRRIIYGANLPMLIKLAKSRQMEVPDAVRAALEAGKKYIDSQNVSAD from the coding sequence GTGTTTGGTATTGTGATTGTCGCACATGGTGGATTGGCGCAGGAATACCTTGCGGCGATTGAGCATGTGGTTGGCAAACAGTCTGGCGTTCGTGCCATCGGGATCGAGGCCAACCATGACCGTACCGATAAGCAATCCGAGATTTGTGCAGCTGCGAATGCGGTAGATCTGGGCGACGGCGTTGTCGTGGTGACGGATCTATTTGGCGGCTCGCCCTCCAACCTCAGTTTACTTGCGTGCCGTCCTGCTGGCAGGCGGATCATTTATGGCGCCAATCTGCCGATGTTGATCAAGCTTGCAAAGAGCCGACAAATGGAAGTACCCGATGCGGTGCGCGCCGCACTTGAAGCGGGTAAAAAATACATCGACAGCCAAAATGTCAGCGCAGATTAA
- a CDS encoding HPr family phosphocarrier protein — protein sequence MTQLKLKIVNEKGLHARASAKLVEVVEAFDARAEVSKDGLGASGDSIMGLLMLAASKGTFIDVETSGPDAVALSEALTALVADKFGEDA from the coding sequence ATGACCCAACTCAAACTAAAGATTGTGAACGAAAAGGGCCTGCATGCCCGCGCGTCGGCTAAGCTGGTTGAGGTCGTCGAAGCGTTTGATGCCCGCGCGGAGGTTTCTAAGGACGGTTTGGGCGCGTCAGGGGATAGCATCATGGGCCTTTTGATGTTGGCAGCATCCAAGGGAACCTTTATTGACGTTGAGACATCTGGCCCTGACGCAGTTGCGCTTTCAGAAGCGCTGACGGCGCTAGTGGCCGACAAATTTGGCGAAGACGCCTAA
- a CDS encoding lysophospholipid acyltransferase family protein, whose translation MNAPSTEQVNPIIYDRSSLSYASTFKDPLKSAIISLMELFTGKLTVLRMVRKFEQRGAPTGQAFWRAALDTMGIDLTTPQSQLDLIPKEGPVIVVANHPHGMVDGMIFADLIGRVRPDYRILTRSLLTSIDEVAGSYMIPVPFPHEPDAQRKGVEMRANAMAHLKAGGVVALFPSGVVATSETWFGPAVEAEWSVFTAKMIRRSGAIVVPMKFPGQNSRAYQIANKLSPMLRQGLLLHEVVHSCNKPQGPVVGAPITLSEIDEHADDPRAFMAWLRARTLALKD comes from the coding sequence TTGAACGCGCCGTCGACAGAGCAGGTCAACCCTATCATATACGACCGCAGCAGCCTGTCCTATGCCTCCACCTTTAAGGACCCGTTGAAATCAGCCATCATTTCCCTGATGGAGTTGTTTACTGGCAAGCTGACGGTTCTGCGCATGGTCCGCAAATTCGAGCAGCGGGGGGCACCGACCGGTCAGGCATTCTGGCGTGCGGCACTGGATACAATGGGGATCGATCTGACGACCCCGCAGTCGCAACTGGACCTGATCCCGAAAGAAGGCCCTGTGATTGTTGTGGCAAACCATCCGCACGGTATGGTGGATGGCATGATTTTTGCGGATCTCATTGGACGGGTCCGACCGGATTACCGCATTTTGACCCGTTCGTTGCTGACGTCCATCGACGAGGTTGCTGGCAGTTACATGATACCAGTGCCCTTCCCGCATGAACCCGACGCACAGCGCAAAGGGGTCGAAATGCGTGCCAATGCGATGGCTCATCTCAAGGCTGGCGGCGTGGTGGCGCTTTTCCCATCTGGTGTTGTGGCAACTTCTGAGACCTGGTTTGGTCCTGCGGTTGAAGCGGAATGGAGTGTCTTTACAGCAAAGATGATCCGCCGCTCTGGTGCTATCGTTGTTCCGATGAAATTTCCGGGCCAAAATAGCCGAGCCTATCAAATCGCCAACAAGTTGAGCCCAATGCTGCGCCAAGGTCTTTTGCTGCATGAGGTTGTGCACAGCTGCAACAAACCTCAGGGTCCGGTTGTGGGCGCGCCCATAACGCTGTCTGAAATCGATGAACATGCTGATGACCCGCGGGCGTTCATGGCTTGGCTCCGGGCACGTACCTTAGCTCTCAAAGACTAA
- a CDS encoding 3-hydroxybutyryl-CoA dehydrogenase yields the protein MEIQKIGIVGAGQMGNGIAHVMSLAGFDVMLTDVSEDALAASIEIMRGNMSRQVSRGKISEAAMNDALTRITTTPTLIDLGKSDLIIEAATERETVKQAIFEDLIPHLKPTTILTSNTSSISITRLASRTDRPEKFMGFHFMNPVPVMQLVELIRGIATDEETFAACKTVVDKLEKTAASAEDFPAFIVNRILMPMINEAVYTLYEGVGNVKSIDSSMKLGANHPMGPLELADFIGLDTCLAIMNVLHDGLADTKYRPCPLLTKYVEAGWLGRKTQRGFYDYRGEFPVPTR from the coding sequence ATGGAAATCCAGAAAATCGGTATCGTGGGCGCAGGCCAGATGGGCAATGGCATTGCACATGTGATGTCCCTTGCGGGCTTTGATGTGATGCTGACTGATGTAAGCGAGGATGCGCTAGCGGCCTCAATTGAGATCATGCGCGGCAACATGAGCCGGCAAGTCAGCCGCGGTAAGATCAGCGAAGCAGCCATGAACGATGCCCTTACACGGATCACAACAACCCCGACATTGATCGATCTGGGCAAGAGCGACCTGATTATCGAAGCCGCGACAGAGCGTGAGACGGTTAAGCAGGCGATCTTTGAGGACCTTATTCCTCATTTAAAACCCACGACGATCCTGACATCAAACACCTCGTCCATTTCCATAACGCGCCTGGCAAGCCGTACGGATCGGCCTGAAAAGTTCATGGGGTTTCACTTCATGAACCCTGTCCCAGTCATGCAACTGGTCGAACTGATCCGCGGAATAGCCACGGACGAAGAGACGTTTGCCGCCTGTAAAACAGTGGTCGATAAACTTGAAAAGACGGCTGCGTCGGCCGAAGATTTCCCCGCCTTTATCGTCAACCGCATCCTAATGCCGATGATCAACGAGGCGGTCTATACCCTGTATGAAGGGGTCGGAAATGTTAAATCCATCGACAGTTCCATGAAGCTTGGCGCAAACCACCCGATGGGCCCGCTGGAGCTTGCGGATTTCATTGGTTTGGACACCTGCCTTGCGATCATGAACGTGCTGCATGATGGGCTGGCAGATACTAAATACCGCCCTTGTCCGCTTTTGACCAAATATGTCGAAGCAGGCTGGCTGGGCCGCAAAACACAGCGTGGGTTTTATGATTACCGAGGCGAGTTCCCAGTCCCAACGCGCTGA